The proteins below are encoded in one region of Lactuca sativa cultivar Salinas chromosome 3, Lsat_Salinas_v11, whole genome shotgun sequence:
- the LOC111877661 gene encoding FAM10 family protein At4g22670: MDAAKLEQLKQFVNKCESDPSILNDPSLSFFRNYIESLGGKVPSSSKHKENEPKPYVVEESDEEVEPPQEEEEEEDEIIESDIELEGETVEPDNDPPQKMGDSSVEVSDENRDASQEAKAKGMEAIANGNLEEAIEYLTEAILLNPTSAIMYATRATVYIKMKKPNAAIRDADAALQINPDSAKGYKSRGMARSMLGQWEEAAKDLHVASKLDYDEEISCVLKKVEPNAHKIEEHRRKYDKLRKEREDRKSERERQRRRAEAKAAYEKAKKQEQASSSERPGAGGFPGGFPGGGMPGGFPGGGFPGGSMPGGFPGGGMPGGFPGGGMPGGFPGGGMPRGAAPGGGMPGGMDYTKILNDPELMAAFQDPEVMEALQDVMKNPGNLAKHQANPKVAPVITKMMNKFGGAK; the protein is encoded by the exons ATGGATGCCGCTAAGCTGGAGCAATTAAAGCAGTTTGTTAATAAGTGCGAGTCCGATCCGTCTATTCTCAACGACCCTTCGCTATCCTTCTTCCGTAATTATATCGAAAG TCTCGGTGGTAAGGTTCCGTCGTCTTCAAAGCATAAGGAGAATGAACCG AAGCCTTATGTGGTTGAAGAGAGCGACGAAGAAGTAGAACCAccacaagaagaagaagaagaagaagacgagaTAATAGAATCTGACATTGAGCTTGAAGGAGAAACCGTGGAGCCTGATAATGATCCTCCACAGAAG ATGGGAGATTCTTCTGTTGAAGTCTCTGATGAAAATCGTGATGCTTCCCAAGAAGCAAAAGCTAAGGGCATGGAAGCCATTGCCAATG GTAACCTAGAGGAAGCAATTGAGTATCTCACGGAGGCAATTCTGCTCAATCCTACTTCAGCTATCATGTATGCAACTAGAG CCACTGTATATATCAAAATGAAGAAACCAAATGCTGCCATTCGGGATGCTGATGCTGCACTACAG ATTAATCCGGATTCTGCTAAAGGTTACAAGTCGAGAGGTATGGCACGGTCAATGCTTGGTCAATGGGAAGAGGCTGCAAAGGATCTTCATGTTGCATCAAAGCTTGATTATGATGAGGAAATAAGTTGTGTTCTGAAAAAG GTTGAACCTAATGCACATAAAATAGAGGAACACCGAAGGAAATATGATAAATTGAGGAAAGAGAGAGAGGACAGAAAATCAGAACGTGAGAGGCAACGTCGACGAGCTGAAGCCAAG GCTGCATACGAAAAGGCCAAAAAGCAAGAACAAGCATCTTCAAGTGAAAGACCAGGTGCAGGTGGGTTCCCTGGCGGCTTTCCTGGTGGTGGCATGCCTGGTGGCTTTCCCGGTGGCGGCTTTCCAGGTGGCAGCATGCCGGGCGGCTTTCCTGGTGGTGGCATGCCAGGAGGTTTCCCAGGTGGCGGCATGCCGGGAGGGTTTCCAGGTGGCGGCATGCCTAGAGGTGCCGCCCCTGGAGGCGGCATGCCTGGTGGAATGGACTATACCAAGATTTTGAAT GATCCTGAACTAATGGCAGCATTCCAAGATCCTGAAGTAATGGAAGCATTACAAGAtg TGATGAAAAATCCGGGTAATCTTGCCAAGCACCAGGCGAATCCTAAGGTGGCTCCTGTGATCACCAAAATGATGAACAAATTTGGAGGAGCCAAGTGA
- the LOC111877662 gene encoding uncharacterized protein LOC111877662 — protein MAGTLALGIATASTAAFTRVTINRTRTSPSFRTKIRCIGWDPEGILGPPSTGHLARREFQKRLERDADAREDFQRQVQEEKERRRALRESRGVPDTPAKLIEYFLDTEAQELDFEIARMRPRLNDEFFSYLKLELGQLRFAVSKTEDMEDRVIELEALQKALLEGIEAYDKLQRNIVKAKENLTKIFSSKDMKATLLDMVEKNEINKPLLALLDENIAGARKANQKEAAEYMEKLRGAVLKFITV, from the exons ATGGCCGGTACTCTTGCTCTCGGCATCGCCACCGCATCAACCGCCGCATTCACTCGCGTAACTATCAATCGTACCAGAACTTCCCCCAGCTTCAGAACCAAAATTCGCTGCATAGGATGG GATCCGGAAGGGATATTAGGGCCACCGAGCACAGGCCACTTAGCCAGACGTGAATTCCAGAAACGCCTCGAGAGAGACGCCGACGCCCGCGAAGATTTCCAACGTCAAGTCCAAGAAGAAAAGGAGCGTCGTCGCGCTTTGCGTGAG TCTCGAGGTGTCCCGGATACTCCTGCAAAGTTGATTGAATATTTTCTTGATACCGAAGCTCAGGAGCTTGATTTCGAGATTGCAAGAATGAGACCCAG GTTAAATGATGAATTTTTCTCTTACTTAAAGCTTGAACTTGGTCAGCTTCGGTTTGCTGTATCAAAAACGGAG GATATGGAAGACAGAGTGATTGAATTGGAAGCGCTACAAAAGGCTCTCCTTGAAGGAATAG aagCATATGATAAATTGCAACGTAACATAGTGAAGGCAAAAGAGAACCTAACCAAAATCTTTTCATCAAAGGACATGAAAGCAACT TTATTGGACATGGTGGAAAAGAACGAGATCAACAAGCCGTTATTGGCACTTCTTGATGAAAACATAGCAGGTGCTCGCAAGGCTAATCAG AAAGAAGCAGCAGAATACATGGAAAAGCTTCGTGGGGCTGTGCTCAAGTTCATTACTGTCTAG